A window from Kwoniella newhampshirensis strain CBS 13917 chromosome 3, whole genome shotgun sequence encodes these proteins:
- a CDS encoding methionine aminopeptidase, type I, producing MSKSALTRSRPFARIIRSYHSSSTSISTPNSTRFGSYPLLDPSSAITSYPTSLPVPASIPRPNYVPENFFTKTWGEHDLPEVEDVEVDGERIDLGGESEKRVRKVAKMAKQVLEEVGRLVMPGITTAELDRAAHEIIIARGAYPSPLGYSSFPKSCTTSVNNVIAHGIPDDRPLHPQDIINIDLTLFHDGYHGDTSATFLLPEVDKPGRELVEATKEALDVGIRACGPGKAYNEIGRTIEEFAKRYRFSVNSQFSGHGIGKRFHQPPWIFHTRNSENGTMMPGDCFTIEPCLVQGSNSRGQLWNDGWTMSTESGARSAQFEHQILITHNGAEILT from the exons ATGTCAAAATCCGCCCTTACCCGTTCTCGCCCTTTTGCCAGAATCATACGATCATaccattcctcttccacctcgatctcgactccTAATTCAACGCGATTCGGATCCTATCCACTCCTCGACCCATCATCAGCCATCACCTCCTACCCTACCTCTCTACCCGTACCAGCCTCAATACCCCGACCGAACTATGTGCCTGAGAATTTCTTCACGAAGACATGGGGAGAACATGATTTGCcggaagtggaggatgtggaagtGGATGGTGAGAGGATAGATCTCGGtggtgagagtgagaagagggtgaggaaAGTGGCGAAGATGGCGAAACAGGTgttggaggaagtggggaGACTtgtcatg CCAGGGATAACGACTGCCGAGCTGGATCGAGCTGCACATGAAATAATAATAGCCAGAGGAGCCTATCCCTCACCGTTAGGGTATTCGAGCTTCCCAAAGAGCTGCACAACGTCTGTCAACAATGTCATCGCCC ACGGAATCCCAGACGA TCGACCCTTACATCCTCAAGATATAATCAATATAGacctcaccctcttccatgACGGATATCACGGTGATACATCTGCGACGTTCCTATTGCCTGAGGTGGATAAACCTGGTCGTGAACTGGTTGAAGCGACGAAAGAGGCTTTGGATGTCGGTATAAGAGCTTGTGGACCAGGTAAAGCGTATAATGAGATCGGCAGGACTATAGA GGAGTTCGCGAAGCGATATAGATTTTCAGTCAATTCGCAATTCTCAGGACATGGAATAGGGAAGAGATTCCATCAACCTCCTTGGATCTTCCATACTC GCAATTCGGAAAATGGCACTATGATGCCTGGAGACTGCTTCACGATCGAACCGTGTCTCGTACAAGGTTCCAATTCTCGTGGACAGCTGTGGAACGACGGATGGACAATGTCTACGGAG AGCGGGGCGAGATCCGCTCAATTTGAACACCAGATCCTGATAACGCACAATGGGGCGGAGATCCTCACATAG